From Argopecten irradians isolate NY chromosome 12, Ai_NY, whole genome shotgun sequence, one genomic window encodes:
- the LOC138335892 gene encoding uncharacterized protein: MDSRNLKALLTLLAITLESAWCFECDQQATICETTLVIHHKLSMMHEVHRKVYPHKGKLYKYDVSTPDQSIDVPMSEVITGDGWEQERLVTVANGSLPGPPIIAYVGQRLKINVINELQSDSVTIHWHGLPQYDTPWMDGVAFVTQCPILPGQSFTYEFMAEPKGTYWYHSHVGSQRTKGLNGPLIIRERRPAWNVAAEHIMTVQGWNHDWDSDMDHQKMVYGVFENRTLLPTSKSLDGTFFSRFKLTSALINGRGRYYFDMEADQHNYAPLEVFKVTSMEQYRFRVINVGGLYPFRVSVDGHNITLIASDGYEFVPEVAESFVISPGERYDFILYADQPIGNYWVRAESLELDNMHKALAILRYNTAAVEDPTSSRQQCSSTSECVVVNCPFSVFPSAGTRCKTVDQLRSATNGDPAPTHTGSDGEFTEHFLNFAFPGTTFTPGSVNGRKFKNPQVSALTQPLEIETACDKADCGEEKLCECTYSLPIKHNDVVQFVFLNMGKGRGWAHPIHLHGYSFYVVKMGFPVYNSTSGEYISQNADIDCRGSGIQDQSFCNDATWSDPNWLGGNVPDIELDNALRKDTIIIPSGGYAVVRIKADNPGVWIMHCHIELHSTDGMAMLINNSFGLSPSAPRGFPQCRGFPSNFVESVMTTPPDITAPRPDTDVTARRRNTEDDAYTMKIFWVTVSVLGIIMLLMVAYILHLHKEVKTLKKTSSSIGQSTETLGVSVTNVAFKA, from the exons ATGGATAGCAGAAATCTAAAGGCACTGTTGACTTTACTGGCGATCACGCTCGAATCCGCATGGTGCTTTGAATGTGATCAGCAAGCCACGATATGCGAGACAACTCTAGTTATACACCACAAGTTGTCGATGATGCACGAGGTCCATCGTAAAGTGTATCCCCACAAGGGAAAGTTGTACAAATATGACGTTAGCACTCCTGATCAGAGTATAGACGTGCCAATGAGTGAGGTTATCACGGGAGACGGATGGGAACAGGAGCGTCTCGTCACCGTAGCGAATGGCAGTCTCCCAGGACCTCCCATCATCGCTTATGTAGGACAAAGACTCAAAATTAATGTCATCAATGAGTTACAATCAGACAGTGTCACGATTCACTGGCACGGCCTTCCGCAATACGACACGCCATGGATGGACGGAGTTGCTTTTGTGACGCAGTGTCCTATTCTCCCTGGACAGTCATTTACCTATGAATTCATGGCGGAACCAAAGGGGACATACTGGTATCACTCCCATGTAGGTTCTCAACGTACAAAGGGACTGAATGGGCCCTTGATTATTCGCGAGAGAAGGCCCGCCTGGAATGTTGCTGCAGAACACATCATGACAGTGCAAGGGTGGAACCACGATTGGGACTCAGATATGGACCATCAGAAGATGGTTTACGGAGTATTTGAAAACCGCACATTACTTCCCACTTCCAAGTCTTTAGATGGAACATTCTTTAGTAGGTTCAAGTTAACATCAGCGCTGATAAACGGTCGAGGAAGATACTACTTCGACATGGAGGCCGACCAACACAACTATGCACCACTGGAGGTGTTCAAGGTTACAAGTATGGAGCAGTACAGATTTAGAGTGATAAATGTTGGTGGGCTTTATCCTTTTAGGGTTTCCGTTGATGGACACAACATAACGCTTATTGCATCTGATGGATACGAATTTGTACCTGAAGTAGCAGAATCATTCGTTATAAGTCCGGGGGAGCGATATGATTTTATTCTTTACGCCGATCAGCCGATCGGTAATTACTGGGTGCGAGCAGAATCTCTGGAACTTGACAATATGCACAAGGCTCTGGCAATACTTCGTTACAACACAGCAGCCGTGGAAGATCCTACATCATCGCGACAACAGTGTTCATCGACATCTGAATGTGTTGTTGTCAATTGTCCTTTCTCGGTTTTCCCTTCTGCCGGCACTCGCTGTAAGACAGTTGATCAACTCAGGTCTGCAACTAATGGTGATCCCGCTCCTACACATACGGGTAGTGATGGGGAGTTCACAGAGCATTTCTTGAACTTCGCTTTTCCTGGGACAACATTTACACCTGGCTCTGTAAACGGCCGTAAGTTCAAAAATCCACAGGTTTCAGCTTTAACACAACCTTTAGAAATTGAAACAGCATGCGACAAAGCTGACTGTGGTGAGGAAAAACTCTGTGAATGTACCTACTCCTTACCGATAAAACACAATGACGTTGTTCAGTTTGTATTCTTGAATATGGGAAAAGGAAGAGGATGGGCACATCCTATCCATCTCCATGGATACTCGTTCTATGTCGTAAAAATGGGATTCCCGGTGTACAATTCTACATCGGGTGAATACATCTCACAAAATGCAGATATTGACTGTAGAGGGTCGGGCATACAAGACCAGAGTTTTTGTAACGACGCAACGTGGAGTGATCCAAATTGGCTAGGAGGTAATGTACCGGATATTGAACTTGATAATGCGCTGCGCAAGGATACTATCATTATCCCTAGTGGTGGATACGCTGTGGTGAGAATCAAGGCCGATAATCCAGGGGTTTGGATCATGCACTGTCATATTGAACTACACAGCACGGATGGAATGGCGATGTTGATCAATAATTCCTTCGGTCTATCTCCTTCAGCGCCAAGAGGATTTCCGCAGTGTCGTGGATTTCCGTCGAATTTCGTTGAAAGCGTAATGACTACGCCACCTGACATAACGGCACCAAGACCTGATACCGATGTAACAGCCAGAAGGCGGAATACAGAAGATG ATGCCTATACGATGAAAATATTCTGGGTCACAGTGTCTGTCCTGGGGATCATCATGCTGCTAATGGTCGCATATATCCTTCATCTACACAAAGAAGTGAAGACCCTGAAGAAGACATCCTCATCGATCGGTCAATCCACTGAGACTCTAGGTGTATCTGTAACCAATGTAGCATTCAAAGCATAG